Below is a window of Desmonostoc muscorum LEGE 12446 DNA.
CTCTATCAGCTAGTTTTTTTACATCTTGATATCTGATGTTAATATTCAAGACCAGAACAGTCAAATTGTCTACTAAACTTAGGATAAAAAAACTACGCTGTTACACTTTTGTAATCTACTTTCCCGCTCTAATCAACATGAGTATTTGTGCTGTGAGTGGTTTTGATGGCTGCTTTGAGACTTTGGCAAAATTGGCCGATCGCATTTAGTCCCTGTTCTGGTGTACCTTCTGCTAACCGCTTCACAAAAGCGCTACCTACAGCCACCCCATCTGCTCCCCATTCCCGTACTTGACGGGCTTGGTCAGGCTCGGAGATTCCAAAGCCTACACCAATGGGTTTATCAGTAACACTACGAATCTGTTTTAGTAAATCTGATACTCGCGTTTGGACTTGCGATCGCATCCCCGTCACGCCTGTGACGCTGACTAAATAAATAAATCCTTGGGAAGACTGGGCGATGGCTTGTATCCGTTCGGCGGAACTGGTGGGAGCTACCAATAAGGTGACATCAATTCCCATTTCACCAGCTGGTTGTAACAGACCCGCAGCTTCTTCTAAGGGTAAGTCAGGTACTACCAATCCTGCTACCCCAGCGGCAGCGACTGAAGAGAGAAATTTTTCAATGCCACGGTGCAAAATTGGGTTGTAATAGGTAAATAGGACGATGGGCGATCGGATTTTCGGTGTAGTTGCTTGCAGCATTTCTAGCACCGACTCAAATTTCGTTCCCCTTT
It encodes the following:
- the trpA gene encoding tryptophan synthase subunit alpha; its protein translation is MTAISDCFETLRHNRECALIPFITAGDPDLETTAAALQILDRSGADIIELGVPYSDPLADGPVIQAAATRALQRGTKFESVLEMLQATTPKIRSPIVLFTYYNPILHRGIEKFLSSVAAAGVAGLVVPDLPLEEAAGLLQPAGEMGIDVTLLVAPTSSAERIQAIAQSSQGFIYLVSVTGVTGMRSQVQTRVSDLLKQIRSVTDKPIGVGFGISEPDQARQVREWGADGVAVGSAFVKRLAEGTPEQGLNAIGQFCQSLKAAIKTTHSTNTHVD